The window CACAGGGCGGCCATTATGAAGGAAGTGACCAACAAGGTTTCCGACCTCATGCATGGCTACGGAGTCGAGGTGCTGGATGTGCGCATCAAGCGTACAGACCTGCCACCTGAAAACCAGCGTGCGATTTTTGGTCGCATGCGGGCCGAACGTGAACGGCAGGCAAAGCAGTACCGTTCGGAAGGTGAAGAGGAGTCGACGCGTATCCGTTCCGATGCCGACCGCCAGCGCGCGGTTATTCTGGCAGAGGCGGCGCGCGCCGCGCAGATAGAACGAGGGCAGGGCGATGCCAAGGCTGCGTCAGTTTACGCCCAGGCCTATAACAAGGCCCCCCAGTTCTATGCGTACCAACGCTGGCTTGACGCCATGCGTAAATCGCTAAAAGAGAACAGCAAGCTGGTGCTTTCCAACGAAACGCCACTGCTCAATCAGCAACATTGATGCGTGGTTTTCCACGCCAGGAGTCAAAGAGTTATGCCCGGTTTTGCAGAGATATATGAACGCATCAAGTTGGCCACCAACAGCCGTACACAGGTTGAGCTGGCCGAGGTTCTGGACATCCGTCAGTCCAGTATTTCCGATGCGAAACGGCGCAATTCCGTGCCCGGTGACTGGTTCATGAAGCTTTTCGAGAAGTTTGGGCTGAACCCTGACTGGCTCAAGCAGGGTGTTGGCCCCATGTACTTGCGCACCGAGCAGGGCTATGTGCCAGAAGACGCACCGGCCTCACTTGCCGAAACAGCTGCCCACTATGGAGATGCCATGGCCCGTGGCGGCATCCATTCCGTGTACGACGCCAAGTGCGTCTACAATGATGATGCCCCCCGTCCTGCCCTGGCTCTGGCGGGCAAGATATCGCTGCCGCTTTCACTCACGCGTGACGGCCTCCAGGTGCTGCGGGTGCGCGGCGCCAACATGGCCCCCCTTATCTCGGAAGGGGCGCATGTGGGCGTGGATACAATGGATACGGATGTGGTGTCTGGCCGCATCTATGCCATTTTTGCCCCCAATGAGGGCGTAGTGCTGCGCAGGGTGTTTTTGAACAGCACCCAGGATGGCTATGTGCTGCGCTCCGAAGCTGCAAGCTTCCCCGAAACCCAGTTGGCTGCGGGCCTGCTTGCCAAGCGCATGCTTGGTCGCGTGGCGTGGGTGTTGCAGGAAGTGTAGAAAAATGATGCTGCAACCGGCTTTTGCCGTTCATTCGTTTTGCCGAAGAGCCTGGTCGGTATGTGGTCTTGCGGGCTGTCTGCTGCTGTGCGCCTGTAGCGGCGCACAGACAGCGGCCTCACGCGGTGGGGACGGTATTACATCGTATGATTTGCCGTCCTCTCCTGCTGCAAGCCAGCCTTCCTACAGCCCGGCTGGGGCACCCCCTGCCGCATCGCCAAGCACGGGGCAGGGCTATGCGACCCCCAATTATTCCGGCGGTTATTCCGGCGGGTATGCGGGCGGCAGCAATGGCGCTGGCACTACGGCGGCCCCAAGCTATGGCGAGCCGCAAAGTCAGGCCCCAGGCTATGCCTCGCCAGCTCCAACGTATGCGCCCACGCCTGCGCCAACGTACTCCCCTTCATATCAGCAAAGCCAGCCGCAACCAGCCGCAGGCTCCGCCGCCATAGCTCCGGCATGGCGGCCCCTGGCTGATCGGCTTGCGGCTGACGGGCTTTCCGGCCCGAGGGTGGACGCCCTGCTGGCTACACTCAGCGCCACGCCCACGCAGTCGCCCATGGGCAGAAAAATGCGCGAACTGTATAACCGCAAATTTTTCCCCAAGCCGCCTTCCACCGCGCCTGCGGCCCTGTACTACAAGGGTGTGCTGACCGATGCCAATGTGCAGTTGTGCCGCCAGTTTGTGGCACAGAACAAGCGCGCCTTTGATCAGGCCGAAGCTCGTTTTGGCGTACCCTCATCCGTTGCGGTATCCCTGCTGTTTGTGGAAACCCGCCTTGGCAAGGTGCTGGCCGATGTACCGGAAAACGCCTTTTACACGCTTGCCAGCATGTCGATGACGCGTCAGCCCTCTGATATCCCCGACTGGCTGCCGCGCATGCCCGGCTATCAGGAGCACCTCGACTGGTTTGCCGAAATCATGCCCAAACGGGCGGATTGGGCCTACAAGGAAGTCAAGGCACTGGTGGAGCATATGTTGCGCGACAATATTGATCCGCACCATCTGCCGAGTTCCATTTACGGAGCTGTGGGGCTGTGCCAGTTCATGCCCTCCAATATTGCCACGTACGGTGCGGACGGCGACGGCGATGGCAAGGTTGATCTGTTCACCATCCCCGATGCTGTGGCAAGTCTTTCCAATTATCTCGCCAAACATGGCTGGAAGCCTGGCCTGCCGCGCGCAAGGCAGCATCAGATACTCATGGCCTACAACCATGCCGCCATCTACGCCAACACCATTCTGGCCCTGTCAGACATGATCAACGGCGCGCCTTCGCCAGAGGCGTCGGCCAAGCCCGCCCCTGCCACTGCGGGCAAGCCTGCTCCGGCAAAAACTGGCAAAGCCGCTCCGGCCAAGGCAGCCAAACCTGCTGCGACCAAACCGGCGAGCAAGGCTCCAAAGCCGGTTCAGCCCGCAAACTGACGGTTTTAATTTATCGATGCTTATTATCCCGCTGTCCTTTGGTCAGCGGGATTTTTTGCGCGTGGGCAAAACACGCACTGTCAGGTATTAATACCAGGCTTGTTGCACGGTCAGAAAAGGCATGGCTGAAATCCGGGCTATATCTGCCGCCGACTGAATGCCACCAGGGGCAATCTTGCCATCCCTTTATTGCGGTGGCATACTTTGAGGATGAACACCAATTCCGGCGCAAAGCCCCCTCTGAAAGAAAGCAACCGGCCTCTGGCCGATCTGCCTCCCTTGCCATCGCTTTGCAGCGCGGGCGCTCTGCGGCCCGTACCCAGTGAAGCCGCATGCCTGGTCCTGTGGGACAAATACGGCATGCTGCCGAACATCCGGCGGCATTCCTTGCTGGTAGCGCACGTGGCAGCTACACTGGCACAGCGGGCAGCGGACAGGGGCTTTGCCATACGGGTTCCCGAGGTTCGCGCTGGCGGCCTTTTGCACGACATTGCCAAGACCTACTGCGTCAAGCACGGCGGTAGCCACGCGCAGGTGGGCGCGGCCTGGACTGTGGCTGAAACGGGCAACTATGCCATTGCACAGGGCGTGATGATGCATGTGTGGTGGCCGTGGGCCTTGCCGCAAGGGCCGGAAATCTGTTCACTGCCTTTTTTTGTGATCTATGCAGACAAGCGCATCAGGCATGATGCCTGCGTGACGCTTGAAGAACGCTACGAAGACCTGCTTGAGCGCTATGGCCGTACCGAGGCTGCGCGCGAGGGCATTGGCGTTGCCTACAGACAGGGAAAAAATATTGAAAGCGCCCTTGAGGCGCAGCTGGGATGGGCCTTACATGAAAATTCTTTTGATTGCGGGCGGGTGGTCCACTGAGCGCGAAGTTTCGCTCAACGGGGCGCGCGCCATGCAGGAGGCGCTTGCGCAACGCGGCCATTCGGTAACGTTTTTTGACCTGCTTTCGGGCTTCGACTGCCTGCTTGAGACAGCAGCCGCACACGATTTTGCCCTCATCAACCTGCACGGCGCACCCGGCGAAGACGGCCTTGTGCAGGCCATGCTTGAACGGGTGGGCTGCCCATACCAGGGTTCCGGCCCTGCGGGGTCTTTCCTGGCGCTCAACAAAAGTGCTGCCAAGCAGATATTCCGGCAGGCGGGCCTGCCCACGGCAGACTGGGAATTTTTGCCTTGCGCCCCCGAGTGTGGCTGGCAGCCGCGCTTGCCCTATCCGCTCTTTGTCAAAAGCAATACGGGCGGGTCTTCGTTGCGCATGGGCCGCGCCAGCAACCGGGCCGAGCTTGACGCAGTGCTGGCATCCATTTTTGCCGCTGGCGACGAGGTCATCATGGAACCCGTGCTCGCAGGGCGCGAAGTGACCTGCGGCATTCTGGGCGAGGAAGCACTGCCGCCCATTCTTATTGAGCCTGTGGCCGGCGATTTTTTTGACTATGAAAGCAAGTACGCCAAGGACGGCGCGCGCGAGATATGCCCCGCGCCCATCAGCGAAGCTCTGACCGCCCGCGTGCAGGAGCTTGCTCTTGCGGCGCACAAGGCTCTTGGCCTGAGCGGCTACAGCCGGGCCGATTTTATTCTTGGCCCGGACGACAGCCTGACCATTCTTGAGGTAAACACCCTGCCGGGCATGACGGCCACCAGCCTTGTGCCGCGCGAGGCGCGCACTGTTGGGCTGGACTTTGGGCAGTTGCTTGAAAGGCTCATAGAGCTGGGCATGGCCGGGCAGGCTCGCGGCTGACAGCCTGGATTGCCGATGTCGAAGGGCAAGGGAGTTTCAATGTCTGAAGCGTTGTCCCATCCAGCCGGCCTGGGTGACCATCTGCATAAACGCCATGCGCGTTTTATACCCATTGATTTGGGCACATGGCCAAGACGCCAGTACTTTGACTACTATTTCAATAAAATAAAGTGCCGCTATTCCATTACGGCGCAGGTGGACATAACCGGCTTGATGCAGGCGCGCGAGGGGCGCAGGTTTTTTCCCTGCCTGCTTTATCTGCTCATGGCCGCTGTCAACGGAGAGCCGACGCCAGCAGAGAGCTGCTCCGACACACCGGCGGCTAAGGACGAACACAGCCGAAGCAGCGTGCAGATGCCCTTGCCATTGCCGGAAGGCGGCTGGCCGGGCAAGGATGTGAGCCGTACCTTTCGCCTGTCGATGGACGCGGAGGGCAATCTTGGCTGGTGGACGTTCTGCAACCCGGTTTATACGCTGTTTCATCAGAGCGATTGCAGCTTTTCTGATGTATGGAGCGAATGGACTGCGGATTTTTCCACATTTTATTCCCACGTGCTAGAAGACATGGCACGTTATGGCGGCGCAACCGGGGTAACCGCACGCCCGGACAAGCCCGGCAACTTTTGTTCCATATCCTCGTTGCCCTGGCTTTCATTTACTTCTTTTGCACAGGATACGTACGCAGAATCCCGCATGCTTTTTCCTCTGCTGCGCGCAGGCAAACACTATGAGCAGAGCGGCAGAACGCTGCTGCCGCTGTCTGTCTGCGTACACCATGCAGTGGCTGACGGGTATCACACCTCGTGGCTGTTCTGCCGCGTGCAACACCTCGCGAACGTGGCCAAGCTCTGGCTGCGCTGAGCGGCTGGCACTGCCACTACTCCTTTGGGCCAGCCCCTTTGCGGAATTTTTGTCACTAGCCGCCCCTGGCTCAATGATAAACCACTTTTTTTATCCGGTTGGGTTCATGACGCACAGCAAAACTCTGACAGGTCACATGGCGGCGCTGTTCTGCATTATCGTGTGGGGCACTACATTTATTTCCACAAAGGTTCTGCTGCGCGCTTTTACGCCCGTGGAAATACTCTTTTTCCGCTTTTTGCTGGGCTATGCGGCCTTGTGGCTTGCCTGCCCGCGCTTGCTGCGCATTACGGACAAACGGCAGGAGGTGTTGTTCGCCTTAGCTGGGTTGTGCGGCGTGACACTGTATTTTCTGCTTGAAAATATTGCCCTTACCTACACGTTTGCCTCAAATGTGGGCGTGATTGTGGCCATATCGCCATTTTTTGCGGGTTTGCTGGCCTTCTGGCTGCTGCGGGCCGAGCGCCCGGGGCTGAACTTCTTTTTGGGCTTTGTGGCCGCCATGCTGGGCATTGGCCTCATCAGCTTTAGCGGCAGCACTCAATTGCGTCTCAATCCTCTTGGGGATGTGCTTGCCGTGCTGGCCGGGCTTTCGTGGGCCGGGTATTCCATTCTGACGCGCAAGCTCATGGCCTTTGGCTATAACAGCCTGATGGTCACAAGACGCTGTTTTTTCTACGGCCTGCTGTTCATGCTGCCTTGCCTGCCGGTTATGGAATTCCATCTGGGGCTGGAGCGTCTGGAAAATCCGGTTAACAGCCTCAACCTGTTATTTTTGGGGTTGGGAGCGTCCGCCCTGTGTTTTGTTGCATGGACCTTTGCCATACAGCGGCTTGGGGCTGTCAAAAGCTGCGTGTACATCTATCTTGTTCCCGTTGTCACGGTAATTACTGCGGTTCTGGTGCTGCATGAGCAGATTACCTGGATGGCGGCGCTTGGAACAGCCCTGACGCTGGTTGGATTGGGCATTTCAGAAATGCGCAATTTCAGCCTGATGAAAAAGGCGGAGCATCTGGGCAAATGACAGAAACGCGTTGTTGCGCCTCGTTGACGTACAGGTTTGGTAGCTTTCACGCGTGGGGATACGGTCGCCGTATCCCCGCTTTTCGTTGCAGTATGCTGCAACTGGCTCAAGCAACTTACTGGAAAATTGCGGACGCAGTATGCACTTTCCCAAAAAAGAGGCAGAATTCAAGTTGGTCAAGCGTGAATACCCTTGCAAGATAAAGCCAGGCTGTTTGAGTATTGATCTCGCAGTATATTACAACGGGAGTTGCGGAATGACAAAAAGTCGCATATCACAACAGCCCGGCCTATTCTCATAGCGGTGATATACATTGCTATGGTGGTGAGATGCTGCTCACAATAACCGGGACATGCCTTGCGGTGGCATGTGCGTGGAATGTGGCGTCTTATTGCAAATTTTCTTCAACTCACTAAATATTTTAAGAAAATTAGAGTGTGTATGGAAAGTCTTATTGGCGTATTGCAACAGATTCAGGAAATTGTCTGGGGCCCCCCAACCATGATCCTTCTCCTGATTACCGGGCTTTATTATACTCTCCGGTTGGGATTTCTTCAGTTTATCCATCTCCCCAAAGCCATCCGCTATATTTTTGAAAAAGAGGAAGGCAGTGTGGGCGATGTCTCCGCATTTGCTTCCCTCTGCACTGCTCTGGCCGCAACCATCGGAACAGGCAGCATTGTTGGCGTGGCAACCGCTCTGCGTGTGGGCGGGCCGGGCGCGCTCTTCTGGATGTGGGTTTCGGCTGTCCTCGGTATGGCCACAAAGTACGCTGAAGGAGTGCTGGCCATCAAATACCGCTCCATAGACGAGAATGGCGAAGTGGCTGGCGGCCCCATGTACTACATCGAGCAAGGCATGGGCAGTAAATGGAAATGGCTTGCCAAACTATTTGCTTTTTTTGGCGCAGTCACAGCCCTGATGGGCTGCGGCACATTCCCGCAGGTCAATGCGATCACGGAATCGGTCAGCAATGCCTTTAGTGTGCCGATCC of the Desulfovibrio sp. genome contains:
- a CDS encoding protease modulator HflC — translated: MSKNPLVLILVALVLLIVVTQGFFTVHQTQKALVLQLGEPLSRVYGPGLHFKIPFIQNVVYFDARVLDYEARSREAFTVDKKAIVLDNYARWKIIDPLQFYRTMRSIPGAQARLDDVVYSQLRALVGAYTLTEVVSSHRAAIMKEVTNKVSDLMHGYGVEVLDVRIKRTDLPPENQRAIFGRMRAERERQAKQYRSEGEEESTRIRSDADRQRAVILAEAARAAQIERGQGDAKAASVYAQAYNKAPQFYAYQRWLDAMRKSLKENSKLVLSNETPLLNQQH
- a CDS encoding D-alanine--D-alanine ligase yields the protein MKILLIAGGWSTEREVSLNGARAMQEALAQRGHSVTFFDLLSGFDCLLETAAAHDFALINLHGAPGEDGLVQAMLERVGCPYQGSGPAGSFLALNKSAAKQIFRQAGLPTADWEFLPCAPECGWQPRLPYPLFVKSNTGGSSLRMGRASNRAELDAVLASIFAAGDEVIMEPVLAGREVTCGILGEEALPPILIEPVAGDFFDYESKYAKDGAREICPAPISEALTARVQELALAAHKALGLSGYSRADFILGPDDSLTILEVNTLPGMTATSLVPREARTVGLDFGQLLERLIELGMAGQARG
- a CDS encoding HD domain-containing protein, with protein sequence MNTNSGAKPPLKESNRPLADLPPLPSLCSAGALRPVPSEAACLVLWDKYGMLPNIRRHSLLVAHVAATLAQRAADRGFAIRVPEVRAGGLLHDIAKTYCVKHGGSHAQVGAAWTVAETGNYAIAQGVMMHVWWPWALPQGPEICSLPFFVIYADKRIRHDACVTLEERYEDLLERYGRTEAAREGIGVAYRQGKNIESALEAQLGWALHENSFDCGRVVH
- a CDS encoding helix-turn-helix domain-containing protein — translated: MPGFAEIYERIKLATNSRTQVELAEVLDIRQSSISDAKRRNSVPGDWFMKLFEKFGLNPDWLKQGVGPMYLRTEQGYVPEDAPASLAETAAHYGDAMARGGIHSVYDAKCVYNDDAPRPALALAGKISLPLSLTRDGLQVLRVRGANMAPLISEGAHVGVDTMDTDVVSGRIYAIFAPNEGVVLRRVFLNSTQDGYVLRSEAASFPETQLAAGLLAKRMLGRVAWVLQEV
- a CDS encoding CatA-like O-acetyltransferase, whose product is MSEALSHPAGLGDHLHKRHARFIPIDLGTWPRRQYFDYYFNKIKCRYSITAQVDITGLMQAREGRRFFPCLLYLLMAAVNGEPTPAESCSDTPAAKDEHSRSSVQMPLPLPEGGWPGKDVSRTFRLSMDAEGNLGWWTFCNPVYTLFHQSDCSFSDVWSEWTADFSTFYSHVLEDMARYGGATGVTARPDKPGNFCSISSLPWLSFTSFAQDTYAESRMLFPLLRAGKHYEQSGRTLLPLSVCVHHAVADGYHTSWLFCRVQHLANVAKLWLR
- a CDS encoding lytic murein transglycosylase → MMLQPAFAVHSFCRRAWSVCGLAGCLLLCACSGAQTAASRGGDGITSYDLPSSPAASQPSYSPAGAPPAASPSTGQGYATPNYSGGYSGGYAGGSNGAGTTAAPSYGEPQSQAPGYASPAPTYAPTPAPTYSPSYQQSQPQPAAGSAAIAPAWRPLADRLAADGLSGPRVDALLATLSATPTQSPMGRKMRELYNRKFFPKPPSTAPAALYYKGVLTDANVQLCRQFVAQNKRAFDQAEARFGVPSSVAVSLLFVETRLGKVLADVPENAFYTLASMSMTRQPSDIPDWLPRMPGYQEHLDWFAEIMPKRADWAYKEVKALVEHMLRDNIDPHHLPSSIYGAVGLCQFMPSNIATYGADGDGDGKVDLFTIPDAVASLSNYLAKHGWKPGLPRARQHQILMAYNHAAIYANTILALSDMINGAPSPEASAKPAPATAGKPAPAKTGKAAPAKAAKPAATKPASKAPKPVQPAN
- a CDS encoding DMT family transporter — protein: MTHSKTLTGHMAALFCIIVWGTTFISTKVLLRAFTPVEILFFRFLLGYAALWLACPRLLRITDKRQEVLFALAGLCGVTLYFLLENIALTYTFASNVGVIVAISPFFAGLLAFWLLRAERPGLNFFLGFVAAMLGIGLISFSGSTQLRLNPLGDVLAVLAGLSWAGYSILTRKLMAFGYNSLMVTRRCFFYGLLFMLPCLPVMEFHLGLERLENPVNSLNLLFLGLGASALCFVAWTFAIQRLGAVKSCVYIYLVPVVTVITAVLVLHEQITWMAALGTALTLVGLGISEMRNFSLMKKAEHLGK